One window of Kryptolebias marmoratus isolate JLee-2015 linkage group LG3, ASM164957v2, whole genome shotgun sequence genomic DNA carries:
- the klhl2 gene encoding kelch-like protein 2 yields the protein MVHAAGPSFQPLKNTGIMESHPLCTRLCPHSLDKEDGVERQGPVTLNPRHMRKAFKVMNELRSQSLLCDVTIVAEDIEITAHRVVLAAGSPYFHAMFTGEMAESRAKRVRIKEMDGWTLGLLVDYIYTAEIQVTEDNVQALLPAAGLLQLNEVKKACCEFLSSQLHPSNCLGIRAFADLHACSQLLAQANSYAEQHFTEVVGTEEFLNLGMEQVSSLIASDKLTIPTEEKVFEAVIAWVNHDKDVRQEHLAHLMEHVRLPLLSREYLVQRVEEESLIKNSSACKDYLIEAMKYHLLPADQRALMKTARTQMRTPACCPKVMVVVGGQAPKAIRSVECYDFEEQRWYQVAELPTRRCRAGVVYMSGCVYAVGGFNGSLRVRTVDCYDPVMDRWTSVSSMQDRRSTLGAAVLNGLLYAVGGFDGSTGLSTVEAYNAKTDEWFHVLPMSTRRSSVGVGVVNGILYAVGGYDGATRQCLSTVEAYSPKSNAWSYISEMGTRRSGAGVGVLKGLLYAVGGHDGPLVRKSCEVYDPASNSWRQVADMNMCRRNAGVCAVNNLLYVVGGDDGSCNLASVEFYNPNTDKWTLLPTCMSTGRSYAGVTMIDKPL from the exons GTGCACCAGACTTTGTCCACATTCTCTGGACAAGGAGGACGGAGTGGAAAGACAAGGTCCCGTCACTCTGAACCCTCGGCATATGAGGAAGGCGTTTAAAGTCATGAATGAGCTGCGCAG CCAGAGCCTGTTGTGCGATGTGACTATAGTTGCAGAAGACATAGAGATCACTGCTCACAGAGTGGTTCTGGCTGCTGGGAGCCCTTACTTTCACGCTATGTTTACTG GGGAGATGGCAGAGAGCAGGGCCAAACGAGTGAGAATAAAGGAGATGGACGGCTGGACTCTGGGCCTGCTGGTAGATTATATCTACACGGCAGAGATACAGGTCACAGAGGATAATGTTCAG GCGCTCCTGCCTGCAGCTGGACTGCTCCAGCTCAATGAGGTAAAAAAGGCCTGTTGTGAGTTCCTGAGCTCTCAGCTGCATCCCTCCAACTGTCTGGGGATACGAGCCTTCGCCGACCTACATGCCTGCTCCCAACTCCTTGCACAGGCTAACAGCTATGCAG AGCAACATTTCACTGAGGTGGTTGGAACTGAAGAGTTTCTCAATTTGGGCATGGAGCAAGTGTCCAGCCTGATCGCCAGCGATAAGCTCACCATCCCCACAGAGGAGAAG GTTTTCGAAGCGGTGATAGCTTGGGTGAACCACGACAAAGATGTCCGCCAGGAGCACTTGGCTCACCTGATGGAGCACGTTCGCCTGCCGCTCCTCTCCAGAGAATACCTGGTGCAG CGCGTGGAAGAGGAGTCCCTGATCAAGAACAGCAGCGCGTGTAAAGACTACCTGATCGAGGCCATGAAGTACCACCTTCTGCCAGCTGACCAGAGAGCTCTGATGAAGACGGCTCGCACCCAGATGAGAACTCCCGCCTGCTGTCCCAAG GTGATGGTGGTGGTTGGAGGTCAGGCTCCTAAAGCTATCCGAAGTGTCGAGTGTTACGACTTTGAGGAGCAGCGATGGTACCAAGTGGCTGAGCTCCCTACCAGGAGGTGCAGAGCAG GTGTGGTGTACATGAGTGGTTGTGTGTACGCGGTTGGCGGTTTCAACGGCTCTTTGCGCGTGCGGACGGTGGACTGTTACGACCCGGTGATGGACCGCTGGACGAGCGTGAGCAGCATGCAAGACCGGCGGTCCACGCTCGGCGCTGCTGTCCTGAACGGACTCCTCTACGCCGTGGGCGGCTTCGACGGCAGCACGG GGCTTTCCACGGTTGAAGCGTACAACGCCAAGACGGACGAGTGGTTCCATGTGTTGCCCATGAGCACCAGGCGCAGCAGTGTAGGAGTGGGTGTTGTCAATG GGATCCTGTATGCTGTCGGAGGTTACGACGGAGCCACCAGGCAGTGTTTAAGTACCGTAGAAGCTTACAGTCCTAAAAGCAACGCATGGAGCTATATATCAGAGATGGGCACGAGACGCAGTGgagcag GTGTGGGCGTGTTGAAAGGTTTGCTGTACGCCGTGGGGGGGCACGACGGTCCGTTGGTGAGAAAGAGCTGCGAGGTCTACGATCCAGCTTCAAACAGCTGGCGACAGGTCGCCGACATGAACATGTGCCGACGCAACGCAG GTGTGTGTGCTGTAAACAACCTGCTGTACGTGGTGGGAGGAGATGACGGCAGCTGCAACCTGGCCTCGGTGGAGTTCTACAATCCAAACACGGATAAGTGGACGCTGCTGCCGACCTGCATGAGCACGGGCCGCAGTTATGCAG GTGTGACCATGATCGACAAGCCCTTATGA